In Drosophila miranda strain MSH22 chromosome XR, D.miranda_PacBio2.1, whole genome shotgun sequence, the genomic window GCAAATCATCCTATTTGcaatttgattttgattttttaaATCAACTAGATTTTGTACATGCACAAATCCAGCCAGTCATGCATGGGCTTTGATAAGGTTTATTGGTAATAAATATTGTTTTTAAGTACTTGATTCTCTTAGGATTATTCGCAAATTCTTTGACTCAGTCTTTAGGTTTTACCCAAGTTTTTGGGCAACGGGAACCCCCTTTACATTTACATTATCATTCGCAAACATAGAACGTTTCAAATGTAGATCAGTAAGTTTGGGAGGGGAAGCATTGAAAGCCGATAAGTGTGGGACTACTGAAAGCCGTCATTGTCCCCTATCTAGGTTTTGAATTTCGATTGCGCTGTCTTTCAACGCGACGCAAGGATTGGATGATCCCTGCAGCATAGGTGATCTCTGAGATGTTTTACGAGCTTTTAGGAAATCCATTAAGTCATTTACTATAAACAGCCTACCAGTACCTAAGCTTAGCTCTTCCCGATCCCGATTTGGGATAGCCAAAAAAGTACATGTCATGTGTACAAACACCCGTTTCCTGTCAAGAGTTGTGTGAGATACAACCCAGCTTCCAACCCGAAGGCAAAACTTGCCGAGCACGACTTGCAAGACCGCTTCATAGCAGAGGTCCTTTCAGCAGCTCGACTGatgaattcaagttctattatacatattcttcgtttttgatattccgtcgaatttTACTAGCTAGacttgactggcttattttaaatacttgcttttatcgTATTTTGCCAAAAAAAAGATTTTAGTGAAAAAACACATAAAACGTAAGagatattgctcaattttgatattccgttaAATAATGCAGACTAACTAAAACCCTTAGCTCttcccacataattttaggccattcatgaataaattttctataTTAACTACTTTTAAGAACTagatattttttattttattgtgtCTAAAACAAGGTCTGAACAAAAAgggtcaacaaaaaaaagtggCAACGTAAGTGAGAATGGAATGTCATTTCTTGCTTGTAGCTTGTCAACCGGAGTAAGggcatttgtataccctattttgttagtttaatatgtacatatgtagatacTCTTTTCCAAGCTGCTTTTAAACGTAGTTAGTAAAGACCTTTTCGCATGTTGATATGTTTTAGACGTATTCATGAATATGAatagtatcttgtatatatgtatgtatatccagATACCgatacctattcttggtctctgtaagAAGACAATAAGCTTGTATATATCGTTGAACTAGCTTTTAAACAGAGACTGACTAATTTCTGCATATATTGGAGTCTGAAATGACAAACATTCTCTCAGTTCTATGTATAATATCCATTTATCTCCCAAGAGGCAATACAATTTTGCTACGAGCTAGTGTAGCAGCGCAGCGCAGAGTATCTACATGATTTCTACACTTTACATCTTCTTTACATCGACATGGCGCCACCTGTCGACGCAGATGTGAATGTGGTCAATTTCATAGATCGACAGTGGTATACTATACCCGTCTCTTTCTTGCGCACTGATGCCACAGCTGGTCCAAAAAGTAAATTTCCATGCTTGCTGCATACGGAAAATCCTAAACAAACAAAAGAGTAAtataaacaaacaaatttgTTTTGGACTTAAACTATTTTAGTGGCTCATTGTTTCCTAAATACTTACCTCTTTTAAATACATAGACTAAATCAATGCGAAACGTTTTGTGTGTTCAAAACAGGCTCATATCCACAGCCTGCAAGAATCGATGTATTTTTCGTTCCTATGGCACTTCCACTTTGAGTAGCTAGATGTGAGGCATTGGCATAACTATACTCGCAATTGCTCATCTAAatgttatttaattttaatgaATCCAGTAACTGAAGCATATATTTATCTGGAAAACCTTATGAGTAATATTTAAACTAACACGGAAGCACTGCGATCAGATGAGAAGTACGTTGGACGACACTTAAATCCGTATGGATAGCCGTCGCTGTGGTTTCAGCTCCTTTTCGGTTCTCTCAATGCGCAAACGAAGGACTTGGTTGGCTTGGAGTTCGCGACGTCTGCTAGACGACAGCTCCGACCCCGTCCCAAGCTCAAAGCATGATTCGATCTTCGGTGAGCGGCGACAAATCACAAAACTTGTCGAGTCCTTGGCAAACAGATTATGCTGACGTCTCGGAACACAACGCCTCGGTGTGTTGACCAACGGCTCAGAATCGGACTTTTCCACATTCTTGGTATCCAACTGTTCCACCTCTATTGTTAGCAGTTCCTTGAACATATCTTCCACGGCTGAGTAGTAAAGCGTAATGTTTGAGGACATTGCAAACCTGATGCTGACGACCAACTGAAAAATGATTCAAGTCGAAGTGCATGCATCCCACATGCACAGGCCACTAGACTCATTTTTCAACCCTCGCCGAGGACCGACTACCTGACCAAACAAAGGGATCGACCATCGTAAGAGCAAATGGTACTAGCAAGCAATACAGTCTCCATATTGAATTTGTCACAGCGgaaaaataaaccaaaaaccgaaaaaccCATCATGTCTATGAATCACATTTCCCCTCTTTCATTATCAACCAGGCCAAGAGATAAAGAATCCGCTAAAAAAAAGTACAACAAATTCTAAATTGCCATACCTACGGCCATAGAACTCAGTCAGAACAATCGTAGATAAGGAAAAATCCCACTATGAGCATTAGGTTCGATTAGATTAAGTAACACACTACCCGGATTCTGTTAATTTCGTTCGTTTTCTGggaattattattaattttgtTATCCACGATCAAGCGTAGGAGTCACCCAAAGTCCTGGTAAGGAGACTGGAGCAAACTAACCAGAATACACCTCTGACCTTGCCAACGGGGGACTTGAGATGCAGCCCTAGATGTCCTTCCAGAGCCGTGCCTGATGTAGTCCAGATTATGTCGAGTAATAACCGTAAATTGTACAAATCAATGTAACAGTGTTCAATTCTATAGTGTTTGTTATTTGTGATAATTGTTATTTAATAAAatgtgaaaaaaaaaaatgttgtcTATGGTATAAATTCATCGCTCTAGATCAATATTCCTTATTAAAATAGTCGCGTATGCTGCGCTTTACAATGGGCGTCAGTTGGGAGACCTGCTTCTGAACGTCATCGGTGCCCTTATCCTTGTGATAGTAGACCGTGAAGTAAACAATTAATCCAACTACGACGACCAGGACAATGATTGAGCAGAGAATGCTCATCAGCAATTTGCAGGCACAGTTACAGCAGCTAAAATGGATAACACAGATGGATTAGAGAGAGTAAGATATATTTGAATATGAACTACGAGTACAGATGAAAATATCAGAAGTGACATGGAAATGCTGTTCCTGTTCGATCAAACCGCAACAAAAATTAACCACCATGAACTGTCCCTTACTATTCCTTGATATTTTTTGGGAAGTCAAGCAGTCGTGATGCAATGAATGAGTCAGAAATCAGTCACTGTCCGTACTTACCAGCAAACCACTTTGCCGGGGCATTTGAGACATTCGCAGAGAGCGTTGCACATGTTGAATGCAGTCGACGGGTACTATGTGTTAATTATAAGGAAGGTGTCGTATATAAGGCGAATCTTAACCGCAGCTCTCCTGGTGTTCGATGTGTCgttggccaaaacaaattaACAACTGAAATGTTTGCTACTCGTATTGCCCACATATCAGGCCGACAGGTATTGGGAAACGCAGCGAAAGCTTTAATCATATCGGTTCAAAGAGGACGGAAAAAACAATATATTGTACTGATAACGAGTCGGTTATTATTAACACCAACGCAGAGGTGCGAGGTAGATAGGGAAAAGAGCTTACGAACTTAAGCACAGAATATGCTTTCATTagttatttttgtggttgtgtGTACCAATTGACTCCGACTGGTATCGGATAGCCTTCCATCTGAATGTGGGTACTGTCGTCCTGGTAGACAACATAATATACAATGCCACCAGTTAGAGAGAGAAAACCAAAGTTAAATTTTACTCCTTATCACCTCCACAGACTTCAATCATAAACTTAGGAGCAAACTGAAAAAAACCAAAATCATTACCTAAATCAAACCATAGGGCAGACAGCTTGAGTATTTTCAGAAGCAAATACATCTATATTTATGATCTATAAAACTTTAGCGTTTTTGATTGGGTCGGCACAGATATTTCCAGGTGATTCAGAAAACAGACAAGTGGACAGTCAAACCATGCAATGGCAGTGACAAATCGGTCAGAGTCGGAGATAACAATATACAGTATATAACAACGTTGAAGATTGATTATGGACAGGAAATAGCCCACCCTTTCGGCTAGAAGAGGTTCGGATGAGCAGTTTTCTATTCTTAAATTACTAATCAACAGGGAACATTTCGTATCAAGTTCTTTAGGAGCCCTCTTGAAAGGATTATTATTCGTGATGAACATTTTTCGGGAATTTACCTTAGCCAAGTTAATTGTTTAATAGCACTGGAAATCTACAAGTATATTATAACATAGATTATAGCGCAATAATCAATAAACCTGCGAATCTCTGATAAGGTTTTGGTACGAATCTGAAAATCATATTTATCTACTAAATAATTTCTCTTTAACACACATAATGTTAACCAAACGTCGATAGCCAACATAAAACCCCTTTTCAGTCTGTTAGTCCCCATTAATGCAGGTCGCTGAAATCCATTTTTTTATGGCGACACATGAAACCAATTGCTGATCTAAGCGATTTGAACGAGTTCTTTGAAAACCTATGTACATCAGCAAACCACACGCTCCAAGCTCAGTTTTATTCAGTTTGTATTCAAAGATGGTCACACAGAAGGTTCCCTTCGTTTTGCTGGTTCTTGCTCAGGCGACTGCGAATGCAGCGTGGCTGTTGCCCAAGGCTGGCTTCAACGAATCCAGCTACAGTGTCCGTCATCTGTCGATGCATTACTCGAGAGTATTTCTCAGTGTGACAGTAAAAGGGAACGATTCACCCACACTAATCGAGGCCCAGTGGCCGGTATCGCGCTTTCCAATGCCAACTGTGATATTTCCCCACCGCGACGTACACGCGAATGGGGCTCATTCCGATTGTACGCTGCTGCAGCAAGCGCATTGGTCGCAGGTGGACAGCCTCAGTCGCTTGTGGGTTATGGATGTCGGCTGGCCGGGCAGCAGGTGTTCCCCCAGGCTGTTCGT contains:
- the LOC108151042 gene encoding uncharacterized protein LOC108151042 — its product is MSSNITLYYSAVEDMFKELLTIEVEQLDTKNVEKSDSEPLVNTPRRCVPRRQHNLFAKDSTSFVICRRSPKIESCFELGTGSELSSSRRRELQANQVLRLRIERTEKELKPQRRLSIRI
- the LOC108151045 gene encoding protein midgut expression 1, whose product is MCNALCECLKCPGKVVCCCCNCACKLLMSILCSIIVLVVVVGLIVYFTVYYHKDKGTDDVQKQVSQLTPIVKRSIRDYFNKEY